The following proteins are encoded in a genomic region of Rubrobacter xylanophilus DSM 9941:
- a CDS encoding CaiB/BaiF CoA transferase family protein, translated as MSAGGPLSGILVVDLTRALAGPYATMMLADAGAEVVKVERPGTGDDTRGWGPPFVGGPGEEESTYFLSVNRSKKSVVLDLKEPGDLERLKGLIRRADVLAENFRPGVMERLGLGPEDLERLNPRLVSLSITGFGEGGPEGHRPGFDQIAQGEGGLMSFTGPVGGPPTKVGVPIADILAGMFGAFGVVAALHERERSGRGQRVTSSLLGAIVGIHAFQGTRWLIAGEVPRPEGNRHPTIAPYGAYECADGMINIAVGSEGLWRRFAPLVGLDPEDGRFDTNKKRVSRVEELEEAMAPALRSAGVEEWMRRLGEAGVPAGRVLSLDEVYASPQVEHLGLVDAVEHPRLGEIRLPGWPVGWSRSGRRRPEPPPTLGQHGGEVLGG; from the coding sequence ATGAGCGCCGGGGGGCCCCTCTCCGGGATACTGGTGGTCGACCTCACCCGGGCGCTCGCCGGGCCCTACGCCACCATGATGCTCGCCGACGCGGGGGCCGAGGTGGTGAAGGTGGAGCGCCCCGGGACGGGCGACGACACCCGCGGCTGGGGCCCGCCCTTCGTGGGCGGGCCCGGGGAGGAGGAGTCCACCTACTTCCTCTCGGTGAACCGCTCCAAAAAGAGCGTCGTGCTCGACCTCAAGGAGCCCGGGGACCTCGAGCGCCTCAAGGGGCTCATCCGGCGGGCCGACGTGCTGGCCGAGAACTTCCGGCCCGGGGTCATGGAGCGGCTCGGGCTCGGCCCGGAGGATCTGGAGCGGCTCAACCCCCGCCTCGTCTCGCTCTCCATCACCGGCTTCGGGGAGGGCGGGCCGGAGGGCCACCGGCCGGGGTTCGACCAGATCGCGCAGGGCGAGGGAGGGCTCATGAGCTTCACCGGCCCCGTCGGGGGGCCGCCCACCAAGGTGGGGGTCCCCATCGCGGACATCCTGGCCGGGATGTTCGGGGCCTTCGGGGTGGTGGCCGCGCTGCACGAGCGCGAGCGGAGCGGGAGGGGCCAGCGGGTCACCTCCTCGCTGCTCGGGGCCATCGTGGGCATCCACGCCTTCCAGGGCACCCGCTGGCTCATCGCCGGCGAGGTGCCCCGCCCGGAGGGCAACCGCCACCCCACCATAGCCCCCTACGGGGCCTACGAGTGCGCCGACGGGATGATCAACATCGCCGTCGGCTCCGAGGGGCTGTGGCGCCGCTTCGCGCCGCTGGTGGGCCTCGACCCGGAGGACGGGCGCTTCGACACCAACAAAAAGCGCGTCTCGCGGGTGGAGGAGCTCGAGGAGGCCATGGCCCCGGCGCTGCGCTCGGCGGGGGTGGAGGAGTGGATGCGGCGGCTGGGGGAGGCGGGGGTCCCCGCCGGGAGGGTGCTCTCGCTGGACGAGGTCTACGCCTCGCCGCAGGTGGAGCACCTCGGGCTCGTAGACGCGGTGGAGCACCCCAGGCTGGGGGAGATCCGGCTGCCGGGCTGGCCGGTGGGCTGGAGCCGCTCCGGCCGCCGCCGCCCCGAGCCGCCGCCCACCCTCGGCCAGCACGGCGGCGAGGTGCTCGGCGGCTAG
- a CDS encoding gamma carbonic anhydrase family protein — protein MEPFFGEVGGLRPRVAPDAFVAPGAVLVGGVRVGARSSVWYGSVLRADDEEVVVGEGCNIQDLCLMHADPGYPAVLEDGVSVGHRAIVHGATVREGSLVGMGAVLLNGVVLGPGSVVAAGAVVTPGTEIPSGSLVAGVPARVVRPAREADREMIRHTARSYLRKSGLHREARPLRREEVEAG, from the coding sequence ATGGAGCCCTTTTTCGGGGAGGTGGGCGGGCTGCGGCCGCGCGTCGCCCCGGACGCCTTCGTCGCGCCGGGGGCGGTCCTGGTCGGCGGGGTGCGCGTCGGGGCCCGCTCCAGCGTGTGGTACGGGAGCGTGCTGCGGGCCGACGACGAGGAGGTCGTCGTGGGGGAGGGGTGCAACATCCAGGATCTCTGCCTGATGCACGCCGACCCCGGCTACCCGGCGGTGCTGGAGGACGGGGTCTCGGTGGGCCACAGGGCCATCGTGCACGGGGCCACGGTGCGGGAGGGCTCGCTGGTGGGGATGGGCGCCGTCCTCCTCAACGGGGTGGTGCTCGGCCCGGGCTCGGTCGTCGCCGCCGGGGCGGTGGTGACCCCGGGCACCGAGATACCCTCCGGCTCGCTGGTGGCCGGCGTCCCGGCGCGGGTGGTGCGGCCGGCGCGCGAGGCGGACCGGGAGATGATCCGCCACACCGCGCGGAGCTACCTGCGGAAGTCCGGGCTGCACCGGGAGGCGCGCCCCCTGCGGCGGGAGGAGGTGGAGGCCGGATGA
- a CDS encoding sulfite exporter TauE/SafE family protein, translating into MDPTHLLILGAAGLFGGILSGLFGVGGGGVFVPALVYGAGWNIKEAVAASLVIIVFSALSGTVRSMRSESPVNWRVAALFSCTVAPSALIGVFVSRFSPDDVVELVFGCFLLSLAYPTFRRGSGRGGRRSLPPALALLGGVGVGTLSGLIGIGGAAMMVPLMMLGFGVSPKSAISTSLAITVLLGSVGAAGYILTGFDRLGGLPPLIACAMAGAWLGVRLRDRLSEGFLQRAFAAFMVVVAVRVLYDALSGLLA; encoded by the coding sequence GTGGACCCGACGCACCTCCTCATCCTGGGCGCGGCCGGCCTGTTCGGCGGCATCCTCTCCGGGCTGTTCGGGGTGGGGGGAGGGGGCGTGTTCGTCCCGGCGCTGGTGTACGGGGCGGGGTGGAACATAAAGGAGGCGGTGGCGGCGAGCCTGGTGATCATCGTCTTCAGCGCCCTCTCCGGCACGGTGCGGAGCATGCGGAGCGAGTCGCCGGTCAACTGGCGGGTGGCGGCCCTCTTCTCCTGCACGGTGGCGCCGTCGGCGCTCATCGGGGTGTTCGTGAGCCGCTTCTCGCCGGACGACGTGGTCGAGCTGGTCTTCGGCTGCTTTCTCCTCTCGCTCGCCTACCCCACCTTCCGGCGCGGCTCCGGGCGGGGCGGGCGGCGCTCGCTGCCCCCGGCGCTCGCGCTGCTCGGTGGGGTGGGGGTCGGGACGCTCTCCGGGCTCATCGGGATCGGGGGCGCGGCGATGATGGTGCCGCTGATGATGCTGGGCTTCGGGGTCTCGCCGAAGAGCGCCATCTCCACCAGCCTCGCCATCACGGTGCTCCTCGGCTCGGTCGGCGCCGCCGGCTACATCCTCACGGGCTTCGACAGGCTCGGGGGCCTGCCGCCCCTCATCGCGTGCGCGATGGCCGGGGCGTGGCTCGGGGTCCGGCTGCGGGACCGGCTCTCCGAGGGGTTCCTGCAGAGGGCCTTCGCGGCCTTCATGGTGGTGGTCGCGGTGCGGGTGCTCTACGACGCCCTGAGCGGGCTGCTCGCGTAG